The DNA segment GTATTAGCTACAATTAAAATGTTACTTCTTGGTTTGGCAAAATGAGTCAGTTGGTAGTGTAATGTTTTCTTATCACTTTATTACGTTTTTCCTAGTCGTAAGTCGGGAATTCTCAGTTCCATCCAACACATTGTGAACTTTAAACAACTGTATTTCAACATTAAGCAAAGTTGGTGAATTTGGACAGTCTGTTATGTAGTTTTTGCTATTTTCAGACATTttctacacacactcaacaatcaCTAGATGATTTTATAACTGCGATAATTCATATGTTTCCTAAATTGTAATTATTTAATGTGGTTTAAATTCATGTTGTAGACAAAAATTTGGTGTGCGGATGTGTCCGCCTATCCCCCCCACCAACCTGTTGTTGTTACATTGTTGAATTCATGGACCTGTCATCTACAAACCTCGATTGTCAGAGGTGAAATGCTCATCCATGTCTAGAAATGTCACACCCAGGTGTTGCTCACATACCCCGGAGGAGacttttggtttaaaaaaaaagtgctagCTGCATTGTGCATTTGTCATATTTACATTACAAACTTTACTAAGGAATTCTAAATTTTAAGTGGTTTGTTTAACactgctccccccccccaaaaaaaaaaaatctaaaactgtGATGTGACAGGTGTGTTGTGCTGTTTGTGTGTTCTTTAGGGCAGTGTGGTTGAGTTTAACAGATTTGACCCGGCCTGTCTATTACCCACCAACAAAGACGACTACTGGACCTACCACGGTTCTTTGACCACGCCTCCTCTGACGGAGTCCGTCACCTGGATCATTATGAAGCAGCACATAGAAGTCAGCCATGACCAGGTAAATCTTCGCTTAACGCGATCAATGACTAGACAGCAATAATCCAATTATTGATCTTACCAGCGCAttgtccatggggatccacgggctctagattgggccatgtttataaaataggtagctgacatttttcaagggtggtaaaaattatgcaaaatttctaCAATGATTTGAACTGAAAGGCAGgaatttaaaatgagaaagttttgtaatcattgtatttatttatttggcacatttagttcaaCCACATTTAGTTGTGTTTTACACTGgcgaggttgagatatttcctttgttcagagcttgtctggtacATGGGACTGATTAAGGGAaagatcaacgtccattgttcaactGTGTTACCTAGTATCtctgatttctccaaaaatattagttctatcaacctTTGGTTTTCACGGcgttcatccatgacccaaaatacataaacataccaaagggcaatgtcagctctccccggtttctacTGTGATCaaagtacacagaggccactggcTTTTAATAACACGATTCCAAATAGACCTGTAGTTTCATTATGGTGTTTGTGTTGTTTATAGACTATTCTGTTATATTTTCTAAAGCGTAGTCCTGATTCATGACTCTGATTAATGCCTGCATATATCACACAATGCAGTAACAAGTTCACACTAGAAATATGGACAAATTATAAAAAtataaacaacagaaatataTTAACACATTAAAATGGATAGTATATGATACCAGTTTCAAACCTGTTCAACAAGAGCTGGGATTTAAGCAGTGGTTAATAAAAGGAATCACGACATGGAAAGTGTTGGAAAAGGAAGAGGAACTAATGAGTTTTGAAGAGATGAAAGACAaatttggtctttgcaaatatgaTTTCTTACATTATTTGCAAGTAAGAGATTATTATAACAGGGAAATAAGAAGATTCCCTGCATGGAAGAGAACACCAGTGAAAGATgatttagattagatagaactttattgatgccTTGGGAAGAGTCCCCTCAGGGAAATCCCTCAGGGATCGTATCTAAATTTTAGCATGCACTTATAATTAACACTAACATTCAACAGAACACATAAAGACAAGTGGGAAAAGGAATTAACTACTGAAATAAGGAGTAATGACTTGGCTAAACATGGACAAACCACCAAAAAACCACTGGTTCTCAAACGTGGAAAAACCTGCTTCACGTCTTCATTAGGGGCAAATAGTATTTTAACTAACTGCTAACATGCTGGAGAGACTGGATCAGTAGATGTTAATCATAGTCATCTATTCTGGAaatgttcaaaaataaataattactgggaaaacaacaacaaaaacttggGATATAATTTGTCATTGAATGCTATTATACTGTACTTgcgtaacttttcagccaaaTACATACAAGGAAAGGGAAATATTTGGGTGAAATTTTGACAGTgtcatgtaaaaaaataaataataaggaaatGGCACCAAAAAACTACACAACAATTTATTGAAGAGATTATATCTGGTGGAGAGACTGACATATATGGTGAGACTACAGAAAGCCCAGCTGGAAGATAAATGGGAGAAATGGACGATATAAAGAAATAAGAGCAGCGGCACTGAGAACTGAGAGGAGACGCGTCTAATGACACTGAAAAGACAACACTGGAGCAAATGATTTGTGACTTGAAATATTTTCCCTTgttttgtgtgtgggttttttaaataaataaaattctgaaTGTTTGTTTTATagctgtttaaaaacaaaaacaaagaaagttaaaaaaaaaaaatcttcagtaGTTTTACCATTtcgaaaatttttcagaaacattGAAGTTAGGGGAATTTTATGTTCACTCTTGTACAACCAGAAACCACCTAGTGTTTTACAAAATTCATGCGCAGTCCTGATTAAAACAAAAGGTTGTTTATGAAGCTCTGATTTGAATGTTGTACTAATGTAATTCTCTGCCCTGCCACTAGAGGGCTTCTGTTGCATATTCAGCACAGCATTTCAGAAATCTCTATTGTAATTATATAAAAAGTAGAACAAAATTGCAATTCTGCTGTTGCTTCTGCACAACCTAGATTATTTGCATTATGTGACTCCAACCAGTCAAGAAATGGGGAAAATATTGTCTTTGTTTTGGCTTGAACGCCTGAGTTAGCGAATAAAAGTTGtgcagagcagagaaaaataaaaatatgcagGCAGCTGTAAATCAGCAGGACCACAGTGAGAAGCTGTTTCTTTAAATAAGTGTGCACCCATCAGGTTTTCTTAAGTGGCAAAACAGGTTCATGATGCCGGAAGGTGGCGTTCTTCACGATCATTTCAGGCTGTCGAATAATATTTTAGACCTTTTTGAAGGCATCAGACTAATTTGACAACATTTACATAGAGCTTCAATCCAAATGAATCTCTGCCGTCACCACAGATCTGAGttctgatagatagatagatagatagatagataagagaTAATTAGCTGctttttttttacgcctgtcgtttttttttttttttactttcacttttgatactcttgtgtgcttcttacctgtGTGCagctacacaatgctgctggagcctcaatttcctgagggagtctttccaacaGATCAGTGAAATtctatctaatttaatctaaACTGAtgggagtagagaagcttgaatcttcgactgctcTACTATGgaaaaaccacctggacaactgagagcctacacagaaataactGATGGGACTGATGGTGATAGGACTTCATTGTTGTTCATGTCTTTGTGTTTCCAAAGTGATACGGGTTGCTGCCTTTAAAGCTCGCAGCCCGTtgactcctctctctctctctctttctgtgtccACCTCAGCTGGCGGTCTTCCGGAGCCTCCTCTTCACCTCGGCGGAGGAGGAAGTGCAGAAGAGTATGGTGAACAACTTCCGTGTGCAGCAGCCTCTGCGAGGTCGCACAGTTCGATCGTCTTTCACTCCCTTCCTGCAGGAGGCGCCACCAGCTGCAGGCGACCAGCACGCTCACTGACACTGcccgacccacacacacacacacacctggtgaCCGCAACACAAATATTGTACTGAAAACTATTTCATTCCTTTGGAACAGAAAATCTAAATTTTTTTATATGTGGCAAAACatctacatttttacatttttaattatttcCAGTATTTGTGGAAAATATCAGTACAGTACAGCTGTTTTTCACAGATAATGTCAAGGGTTGAACAACATTTGTAAAACATGTTACTGGgtattgggatttttttttccttttaaactTTTTCCCTGCAAGCAGAGTCTGATCTGGttctcaggtttgtttgtttgtttgttttaatcctTGTCTGCAGGCAGGTGCTGCAGATGGTTTCATACTCAGGGTGGAACAACGATACGATCCGCCTATCTCAGTTCAATACATAACACAATAAATCATTAGGATATTCACACTAATCATGTAGAAAGAAATCTGGTGGATGTTAAAGAAAGAAATTATTCTGAACTGCAAATTATCATTGATGTTAACTATCTTGATGTGTATATTTTATGAGTCATTTGAGGGGGGGCCTGCAAAAGATGATTTCTGCCATGCAGTAGTTGACTTTTCCTAGCATCACGATACGAATATCAAAAATCGATACGATTCAATACAGACCCCACGATACAATTATCAAAATCAACTTTTTGTACCACGTTGTGACATCTTAATTTGGGTCATTTATACGTGACAAATATGCGTTTTTGTTCAATTTTTTTGCAGTAATACTACGCTACAGGCTGagataattattttaaaatcttCCTTCCGTTCTGCTTTTCAACATCTAACATTTAGAGTTTGACTACAAATCTACATACCATGATAAAGGTTTTCAGGGAGGAGTGTGCTGCTGTTCCGGTGTTGTTCGCCAACGCAGTATTTAAAATGTTAACCGTGGGTTGTGTGTATGTGGCTGCACGTTCGCGGTTATTATTAGCATTATTGTGTTGATGTTGACTGTGTTTGATGGTTGTGTGATCACCCAGACTAACCATGGTAACTATTTAGCGCGGCCCACCAGTGCTGAAACGCAACTGTAGCGATGTACAGCGTAAGTAGTGATGCTCTCTACCCAGAAACTTTCATCACCAACATGGAACAAATGCTGACTTATAATAGAGATTGATCATGATTCGTAATTTCACTCAGGGTACGTTAACATTTGTTAATTCTGTCTGTCATAAGTATTAACTAAAAGTTAATTCAGAGTTAGCACCTTATTAATCATTTAGTAATGTTGTTCAGTATCTTTAAGAATTATTAAATGAATTAATACCTTAACATGAACACACTTAAACGGTCCTAATTGTAAATTAATGCAGTAATCATTAACAAACATGAACAACTTAAGTATTCATTAAACACTAAGTCTTAATGCCCTTTAATTAATACACattaacatgaacaccattaataattACTAAGCACAGTTAAGTCTTAATGACCTTTAATTCATGTAATTAACTATAATTAATGCTTATTACTACATTATTTAACAGTGCATTAAGAGTGTGTTTAGTAaatatttattaatggtgttacGTTAATTAATGTTCATTACTGCGGTAATTAATGCACCCTCGTAAAGTGTCTGATTAAAATAAGCAAGTTATTTTTCATAAATGTAAGGTACCTTaacttttttctcttttcatCTCTGTATGAAAAGTCTGTTTTGCATTAGGTCATTTCTTCTGTTCATTGATCATTCTTTGGAATGAAGTCGATACAATCAGTCGTTTGAAACGGAACAAAGGCCAACGCGTCTCAGCCAATGAGATTCAATCAGCGTATTGATTTGGGTTATTGATTAGTCTGTCTTCTATGTTTATCTCTTTATTTGCTAGAAGATGATTGTCGGCAAAATACACATTCAGTGTTATTGTTTTGCTAAACACAATCTGCAAAAGATGAGCGACATCCTGCCGTGTTCCCTGTCAGTCTCAAATGGGATATTTTCCCATCTTTGTTTCACTTAAAtggatttatatagcgcttttccatctacatcagccactcaaagcgctttacaaataatggctcacattcagcccaatgtgaggctgctgccatacattgTGCTCAACACGCACTGAGACCAAatacgggattaaggaccttgcccaagggcccttagtgattttccggtcaggctgggatttgaaccgaggctcCTCTAGTGAttaaagcccaacgctttaaccactagaggaTCACCTCACTTTTCATGGATTTCCAGAAACCCTAACAGTAACATTTGTAATACGATACAGAAATGATACCAAGGAACCACTGAGGATGTTGGTAAAATACCAGCACACGCTACGTTGCatcaccacaaacaaacaaacaaacctctgTGTGTATACGTGGAAGGAAAATGAGGCAGAAGACAGATTCTATGGTGCTTTAGTCATCTGAAATGGGAAAAAAAGTCCTAAATGGACAGTTATaaaatctttattattattatttaaattttttatttatttattttttgtaactaCAGCGTGTTGGAACCAACATCAAAGTGTCCGTGTATATTGTTAGCACCCGTCTGTGTATACAGTTAGGTCATGACGGGGCTGAAAGGTCGCACTTGTTTTTGTAATCCTTCAATAACTATGCACCTGCCCATATACCCCGCCCCCTTTTCCAAAGCCCTGGCCCCTCCCCCCATGCAGAGATCAGATGTAGCCCCGCCCTCCAGCTCCACAGTACCTCCCCTCGCTGTTGAAGCGGAGCACAAAGACACATTATTTTGACTGTTGCTTCACCAATCACACATTCATCAGATTGCAAGTTACTGACGCCTTAAAAATGGGTTAATAATTTGTCTACTTGATTTTTGATGTAATTACTCTCAGATTGCCAACAGGTTACACAGTGACTTTGTATGTTGTTTTCATCTCAAGTATGTTGTTGTAGCTGGCGAGTAAGTGTTGAAATATGTGAGTGATTCTGAGGATTTATAGTGAATTTTggtgttgggatttttttttttttctttacatgtaaTGAATCAGATTATGACGGATGTTTGTTGCCTTGATTCCTTTGCACAACTGTCTGCCTTCACATTTTTCAtgctttttattttaaattttttttgagtGTGGGGAAAATCTGACACTTGAATTTtatattatttgttttttaattccaGCTGCAGTCACTGTTTAGCAACTCACTCTCTAtacacaggggtgcacataactggtactcgtgTGCTAAaactcattgatgcacagcaggcagagggaaacacttttcctgcaatctgtcattgctttcctcctgtGCGGggcttcctttgtgttttctgctgcgcatcattgatttttttttttttttttttttttttttttttttttttttagcacacacaagcaccatgagtaccagttgtgTGCACGCCTGtctatatatgtatattaatatTAGAAAGGGTGTAAATAGTTTGCTACAGCTTCatgcaaaaacaatttaaaatctgAAGATTACAAAGTGTTACAAAGTGTTAATGTTACAAATGTAACACCACTGAGGAAGTGGTGTTACTGATGAAGCTGCTTAATTCAGAAGATCATTTGGAAATTTCATGACTTTCATGTCTCCGTTGGCAGCTTCCTCCTTTCAGATCCTTTGTTCAGATTATAGTTGGAACTCTGCAGGAATGATGATGTTGTGTAATTGGATTCTTTTGAATTTGATGGTAATGACGGTGGAAGAAATCTTGTGACTTTTAAAATCTCTTTTGCATCATGGATGAGATTTTTCTGGTTTTTACAAACTGGAAACTGTTGTATAATGTCGTCGTTGTTGTGCTTTATCTCTGTCTTCTGGAGCTCATTCTAACTGAATGTCTTGTTGCACATTAAAGTGTCATATTTTATGGGTTTATTTTTCTGGTGGGAAGCAGACATTCCTGCCTCACGGGGCTCTGTTAAACTCTTCgtctttcccataatgcctttctcaTTTGCCTCATCAGCTGTACGTCCACgtgttttaatgttcaaacggagATGTCGATGTAAATCTGACTTGGACATATTTCTAAGTGATGAATAATAAAGTTACAGAATGTTGAAGCTGTGATTTACgtgctttctttctttccttctagAAAGTACGATATTTTATTGTCCGCGCGGTGGAATTTATCGGCTGTGCTGAGATATAAAACCTCATGTTTAACCATTTCGAGGTAGTAAATTATTCAGGTGTTTGTTGACCATTTTATGTTCACCGGCGAAATGTCACAACTCAAAAATTaccaataaaaa comes from the Thalassophryne amazonica chromosome 8, fThaAma1.1, whole genome shotgun sequence genome and includes:
- the LOC117516299 gene encoding carbonic anhydrase 5B, mitochondrial-like, yielding MQVGKRHNGLQKLVDALPAIRHKGSVVEFNRFDPACLLPTNKDDYWTYHGSLTTPPLTESVTWIIMKQHIEVSHDQLAVFRSLLFTSAEEEVQKSMVNNFRVQQPLRGRTVRSSFTPFLQEAPPAAGDQHAH